The Euryarchaeota archaeon genomic sequence ATTCACGGAGTATCCTGACAGCCGCGAAGAAAAGCATCACGAGAAACAGCAGGACGATGACGATCAGGAGCGTGTCTTCAAAGGCCATTTTACAACCGGCACGGCAAGAGCGGCCGGCGATATAAGGGTAGGGAAATCACTGGGAAGGCTTCCCTATCACGGCGAAAGCACGGGGAAGGCCTCCCTTTTACGACGAAGTCCCCTGGGCCGAGCCCATTCATCCCACCGGGGAGGCCACGGTCGTGTGTTGCCCTCCGTCGCTTGCAAGTGCAAAAAAGTTATTATACTAGCCAATATGACCGAGACCCGATGAGGTCGCTCGACGAACAGCTAGCGGACCCGTTCGTCCAAAGAATCGCGGTCGCTGGCGCGGCCCCGATCGTATTCGTCCTCGTGGGACTGAATGTCTTCCCGGGGCAGTTACGCGCCGTCCTTGCCTTCATCGACCCGGTACTCCTTCTCGTCGTCTTCGGCTCCCTGGCTCTACTCGGGGCGGGGTACTACGCGCGTGGCGCGAACCGGTACGACCTGCGTATCGCCGGCTGGCTGCTGTTCGCCTCCTACTGGCCCACACAGGCGCCCCACTTCTTCTTCGAAGGGGACCCCGTGAACGCGTACTTCGCCCTCTTCGGGCCGCTCTTCCTCGATTACATCGCATATCACGAGCACCTGTCGAAAAAATGGGGCGAGGATCCGCGGCCGCTACGATGGATGGCTGGAGCGACCTTCATTTCCGCCGCGACCTACTTCGTCATATATCGCCTTCCCCCGATAACCGAGGCGCTCATCTATTCCACCACCGTCCAGACGACGTGGGTGCTGCAGCTCATCTTCGGCGTCCCGTCGACCGTGGTCGTCGCTCCGTCGAGCGACCCCGAGGGCCGGTACCACATATTCCTCGAAGGTGGGACGGATTACGCGGTCACCATCATCCTTGCGTGCACGGCGATACAATCCATAATGATCTTCGTCGCCGCTATCTACTGCACGGAGAACGCTGCGAAGGAGCGAAAGCGTCTCGCGTACCTCGCGGTCGTCCCCGTCATTTATTTCTTGAACCTGTTCCGTAACGCGTTGATCGTCTGGGGCTTCAAGATCCAGGAGACGGTTCCAGACTGGTTCGTAGGCTTCTGGGGCCTGTTCGGCGTCGAGACGGGTGCGGTCAACTCGTACGCGCGCTTCGAATTCATGCACTCGGTCGTCGGAAAAGGCGGAAGCCTCGTCGCCCTCGTCCTCATCGCCCTCGCGGTCTTCATGCTTCTTCCCGAGTTGCATTCGAACATCCTCGACATCTTCGACCTTCCGAAGCGCCGTCGACCCGGGTTTTTCGAAAGGCCGCCGAAGCCGCCCGTGAACGGAGGCGCGCTTACCTCCGGCGACGCGGGGCCGGTCGAGCAACCCGAAAAACGGGATGAAGATCCAAGCGCCTCGCCAAGGTGAACTCGTGCGCCGCCTCTACGTCGTCCCGGCCATTGGCGATAGGGTTGACGGGGGTCTATGATGAGAGTCACGGCGCCCGGCACCTTCCACCTCTACTTCTGGCCTTTCTTCATCGGCATCCTCCTCATGCTCTACGACCTTTTCTTCGTCCCGGACAAGGGACTGTATTTCGGCGCCGGGTTGACGCTCCACCTTACCGGCGTGTCTCTCGGCTTCATGTTCCGAGACCCCGCGCGCCCGGCGGGTCCGGGAGTCGTCTCCCCCGCGGACGGGAAGGTGGTCGCGGTCGAGGAGACGGAGGTCGGCGGCCACGCCCTCCGCATCTACCTTGGACCGCTCGACGTCCACGTGAACACGTCGCCCGCCGACGCCGTTGTCGTGTCGCAAGAGCATCGTAGCGGCGGGCACCGGTTCGCATGGGACAAGGACTCCGACGCCAACGAGCGCCTTCGCACGACGCTCCAATGCAGCGAAGGCACGATCGTAGTGACGCAGATCGCGGGTGCTTTCATGCGCCGCGTGAGAAGCTACGTGGTGCCGGGGCAGACGTTGAAGAAAGGCGAACGTCTCGGCATCATAATGCTCGGAAGCCGCGTCGATGTCGAACTGCCCCCCGGTCTCCTCCCCACGGTGGGGAAGGGTGAGAGGGTCAGGGCGTCGCAAAGCACGATCGCGAGGCGCACCGGATGAGGCTGAAGAACCATTTCGCGGACGCTCTCACCCTCCTGAACGGCCTCGCGGGATTCTTTGCGATCATCACTCTTTTCATCGAGACGGGGTACTTCACGGCGATACGCGACGACATCGTCGCGACTGCGTTCATCGGCATCGGGCTTGCCTTCGACGGGCTCGACGGGATCGTGGCAAGAAGGTTCGGGTCGACGCGCATCGGGAAACAGTTGGACTCGCTCTCTGACCTCATAACCTTCGTCGTCGCACCAGCCCTCTTCATCATCTATGCTTACGGGGCCGAAGCCTGGTATTCCGCGATCCTCGTGGCCCTTCTCGTCCTGGTCTTTGGCATGTTGCGCCTCGCGCGTTTCAACGCGACCGACGAGCCCGAAGCAAAGACCTTCAGTGGACTGCCGACGCCGTGGTGCGCCGTCTCGATATGCCTCCTGGTCCTTTCGCCGATCCCGCGCCCGGTGTCTCTTGCCGTCATCAGCCTCCTCGCCTTGTTGATGGTCAGCAACATAGCCTACCCGAAGTCTCGCGACCGGATAACCGGGGTCGCCCTCGGCATCATCGTCGTCGCCGTGGCGTTCGCCTTGTCGCTCCTCTTCTATCCACGCTACACGGACGTCGTCCTCATCCTTGCCTCGTCGCTCACCGCGCTCATCGTCGCCGCTGGGCCCATCGTGTCGATGCAGTTGCAGCGCCGGGGCCAGTAACGCCCCGGAAAGCGCCTGTTTCAACCCTGAACGTTAAAAACTGTTTATTAGCACGGAGAACGTTACACACCCGCTCACGATGCCCGTCGACGTGAAAATCGGCATTACCGGCCTCCCATCGGTGGGAAAGACCGTGACGCTCCTGAAGATAGTCGCAAAGCTCGAAGAGCGCGAGACGATCGTCGGTGGGATGGTGACGGAGTCCATCGACGACGACGACGGCGAACGGACCGGCTTCAAGATAATGAACTGGCTCACGAAGGAAGAGGGCATCCTCGCCCACGTGAACATCAACAGCGAGGTGAAGGTCGGGAAGTTCGGAGTCGACCTGAAAGCCCTCGAAGACGTGGGGGTCCAGGCCATCCAG encodes the following:
- the artA gene encoding archaeosortase A, with amino-acid sequence MRSLDEQLADPFVQRIAVAGAAPIVFVLVGLNVFPGQLRAVLAFIDPVLLLVVFGSLALLGAGYYARGANRYDLRIAGWLLFASYWPTQAPHFFFEGDPVNAYFALFGPLFLDYIAYHEHLSKKWGEDPRPLRWMAGATFISAATYFVIYRLPPITEALIYSTTVQTTWVLQLIFGVPSTVVVAPSSDPEGRYHIFLEGGTDYAVTIILACTAIQSIMIFVAAIYCTENAAKERKRLAYLAVVPVIYFLNLFRNALIVWGFKIQETVPDWFVGFWGLFGVETGAVNSYARFEFMHSVVGKGGSLVALVLIALAVFMLLPELHSNILDIFDLPKRRRPGFFERPPKPPVNGGALTSGDAGPVEQPEKRDEDPSASPR
- a CDS encoding phosphatidylserine decarboxylase encodes the protein MRVTAPGTFHLYFWPFFIGILLMLYDLFFVPDKGLYFGAGLTLHLTGVSLGFMFRDPARPAGPGVVSPADGKVVAVEETEVGGHALRIYLGPLDVHVNTSPADAVVVSQEHRSGGHRFAWDKDSDANERLRTTLQCSEGTIVVTQIAGAFMRRVRSYVVPGQTLKKGERLGIIMLGSRVDVELPPGLLPTVGKGERVRASQSTIARRTG
- the pssA gene encoding CDP-diacylglycerol--serine O-phosphatidyltransferase, whose translation is MRLKNHFADALTLLNGLAGFFAIITLFIETGYFTAIRDDIVATAFIGIGLAFDGLDGIVARRFGSTRIGKQLDSLSDLITFVVAPALFIIYAYGAEAWYSAILVALLVLVFGMLRLARFNATDEPEAKTFSGLPTPWCAVSICLLVLSPIPRPVSLAVISLLALLMVSNIAYPKSRDRITGVALGIIVVAVAFALSLLFYPRYTDVVLILASSLTALIVAAGPIVSMQLQRRGQ
- a CDS encoding NTPase; translated protein: MPVDVKIGITGLPSVGKTVTLLKIVAKLEERETIVGGMVTESIDDDDGERTGFKIMNWLTKEEGILAHVNINSEVKVGKFGVDLKALEDVGVQAIQQAIKEAEVIVIDEVGKMEMESEAFCASVTKALDCHKPMLMTLHKKSRNPLLQDIRRRDDIRILEVTKVNRNLLPYKIEKLLEGEVL